GTGAATCGAGTCCCACCGCATGGCCCTCTCCTCCTCGCAGATCCGTTACCTGCGCAGCCTCGCCCATGACCTGAGCGCGGTCGTCCTGCTGGGCAACAAGGGCGCCACGGAAGCCGTGGTGAAGGAACTGAACCAGGCGCTGGACATCCACGAACTGGTCAAGATCAAGCTGTCCGGCGGCGACAAGGAA
This is a stretch of genomic DNA from Rhodanobacter sp. FDAARGOS 1247. It encodes these proteins:
- the yhbY gene encoding ribosome assembly RNA-binding protein YhbY, whose translation is MALSSSQIRYLRSLAHDLSAVVLLGNKGATEAVVKELNQALDIHELVKIKLSGGDKEERQAQIDVLTGGTGAEQIQQIGHVVVLFRRNVDEPKIALPR